cctcttttgCTATATTTAACAGAGTGGTTCACACAGACTTTCAGTTGAAATGTTGGTGCTTTCCAGACTGCTCGTATAGCTTTTGCAAACAAACCTTTTGAACTGCGTACCCTTTGTGTTCATAAGGGCACACTAGGACAGAGACCAAGACTCTCTGGAAGATAACATGTGCCTTAAATGGAAAGGGGAACCTAATCGGATGCTATATATGACATCTAAGGCAAAATTTACTTCACAACATTTCAGTTCTTTGTCTCCCTTTGGACCAAACATGACACAGACAGCCCTGACTGCACATTTATGACACAGTCTGACACAGATCTGTCTGACGGTGTAATGAGACATTTATACTGAATGAGATTAACAGTATAAAGAAAAGGttcaataaaataaactacataCAACTTGCCTCCAACTTTCACACAGTGCAACCAACGTTCGTGGCACCAGTGATTTCAAGCGTTTCTCATGATTAAATACCGTCTCAGGTTGCTTGGCACCATGTTAGCAGTAACCATCCTCTGACTGAGGACTTCTGAAACCCCCCAGTGCAGCCAAAGCCAAGAAACAGGTTCAGTCACCAACACACTAAAAAGTGATTCTCTCCACCCAAAAAATACTATCCTCTGTGCTCTCATgtaacacactgtaaaaaaaatgccCACTTGGAAAAGTGTGGGAGTTTAAACTTGAAAAAGTTTAAACTGCCTATATATGGATAAACAAATGCTTATAATGCACTGATACAGTAAGCGCACCGTGCATTCATTTCTTTGTATAATCTTCAGCTGATAAGGCTCACTGCTATGACGTAGTCAGCTAGTTATTAAAGCCATGTTTTAATAACTAGCTGCAAAACTTGCTccaagagaaacaaagaaaagaggggCTGCAAAAGACTTTGcaagaatattttattttgttgtccaagtgtttatttttctgctcCTACCTGTCTTTGACCCGTAGTATGAGTTGATGGAATCGGTCAACGTGTTCAAAGCTGGCCTTGTCCGTCACCGAGAAGACGATCAGGAAGCCGTCTCCCGTCCTCATGTACTGCTCCCTCATTGCACTGAACTCCTCCTGACCGGCCGTGTCCAGTACTGTGTCCATGTCGGGACAAATGCATTAATACACTGAAGGGTCTCAGGGCTCTTCACTTAAATCACACAAGTACACGAAATACTCCCCGAGCATCATCTGATGCAAGGATCGCACTTTGAACATGCATACGttcattaaaaatacatcagactaaaacaaaactgatccacacacaaacatctgTAGTATTTAAAATGTGATTTCTATCAGAGCCACTGTGTACGTCCTGTCACTACAACATGTGAGTTTTAGTTTCATGCCCCCCCCCCACGAGCACAATCGCTGCACACTGggagaaacacatttgtacatcTACGTGGGTCTGTGGGCCACTGTCCTTATCTTGAGTGCATTCATGGCTTAGCTACACGCTTGCGTAACAGTTGCATCACAAAGTGACATTTTCTCTTTGCAAAGGTCAGAAGTTCACTTATAAAAGACTGAACATATTCAATGATAGAACAATTTAGAAATGATCTGTTTTTCAGGTGTTTTTGCATCCTTTATAATTACTCAATTTATATTTAAAGGGAAAGGATAAAATTATGGAATTGTACACAGTTTCTCTCACATGGAAAAACCACAGCTGATGTTTTATATAAAGCTCAGTGTAGACAGCTGCCGCAGGATTGTAATTACGGGCAAAAGAAGAACAATAACAAATGTTAACTTGTGGCACGATGATGGATGTGTTGTGCTGACTGAAACAAAAGGAGGGAAAAATAAGAAGCATAGAAGATTTACAAGCTGTCTGGTTCTTTGGAACTCACCGTCCAGTATGGCCCACTGTCCGTctatttctgtgtgtttaagATACGAGTCCTCAATCGTGGGATCGTAGTCTGGCACGAAGATCTTCTGGAAAAACTGGATGGTGAGGGCACTCTTCCCGACACCCCcatcccccaccaccaccagctTGTACGTTGGCAGGTTGTCACTTGGCACGGCGCTGGTTGCCATGGCTACCCTCTACAGTGGCGGTAAAGGTGGGAAGTAGGTAGGATAGCAGGTGGCTGACGAGACGCACCTggctggctgaaatgcagaacCAAGTGAGGGAGACGTGGGATTGACAAcaaagggagggagggagagaacaaGCCAGAGATGTGTTAAGATTTTTATTTCCCCCCCCCAGGCTGGTTTTACATCACCATGGAGACAGAGCACAGCCAGGAGATGTAGATCAaagcagaaagaggaaaaacaaagatgGGAAAACTAGAGCAAGAGAGGCCAAAAGGCAGAGTTCAGCTCGGCTCACGCTGGATTATTTTCATAGCTGAGTAACAGTAAGTTCGTCCCAGAGCTGCACCCACCAGAGGAACAAGCTCAGCGGCATGTGCTCACGGGCTGAAAGCCCAAAGCAGCGACAACACAAGGTGGATTTACACATCGGTGGGTTACagctagggctgggtatcgtcgcAGATTTTTATAATTGATTCAATTCTGATTCACAAGCTCCCGATTCAATTTTGACTCAAATGATCAGAATTAGAATATTTCTGTCTCAGTACAtgtctatatttttatatccaTGTAtagaaacaaagctgacacgtgtgagcatcacagcagatgactGTGTCAAAGTAACCAAGGATAAAAACATGAAGgcgattttcctggcctggctttttatagcagataaccctattaaaatattctgcagtagttaagaaaaccatgaatcaacatacGAACATTGAGTCACTTAAGCAGCATCAGgtagagctctctctctctctctctctcgacacatacacacaatcaTAGGCGAGCGCTTCCTTTGCAAGCAGCTAAAACCACCACACAGGAAAATCCCTGCCAAGCAAAATACTTCGGTTTCAAATTAAGAGCTTTCctctaaaatacaaaaaagaaaatgctgtcATTCTGCTGCTGCGTGAAACAGACCACCATTAGAGCGTGCATATGGCATCTTTGTAAGCTGGCACATTTTAAATCTAAGTGGGAAGCTTTCCTGCGTGTGCTTCACaagtcaaaactaaatgaatGACGACAACAAAGCCACAGAAATATGACGGCTCAAACACAGATGTACAGCTGGAGCTTCTAATTACTTTTTAAGAACAAAAATGAACTTCAACATTAAGGGGTTAAACTGAAGCTTTCTGTGGGAGAGGCGTCAGTGCTCAGTATATCAAATCATTCAGAGGCATTCTGCACTTAAACCACAGGAGAACAGCCTGTTTGCAACTCAGTCGTAAGATTATGTGCTTCGAATCAGGCATCGCCTTGTTGCTGGAGCTTTAATATCCACCATGCTATCTCAGTCTGTCGTGGCAGAAAGTTCAGACCACAGCTGTCCTCGAAGCTCCCAAATCTACAAAGAATGAGTCACGAGAGGAGAGCGGGAAAGCGGGTGAGAGAAATCGGAAGCAGGAGTGAGGCGGAGGAAGTCGGGCCGTACGAGGACAAAGTTGACAGAAATGTTGTAGCGTGGTGTTGAGTCGCTGCACAGAGAGCCGCTTTAGTTCGCTTCCTGTTTTTGATGCGTGACACTGACTGCTCTTAACTCCAGGCATAcaattaaaacagttttttaaaaataatctgagCAGACAAATAATCGCACAACACTTCCTTCATGGAATTAGATCTGCACAGGTTGGAACCAACTTTTCCTCATCATTCACAACACCCAAATTACAGCCACAGTCAGCCCAGACGCTGCCAACCTTCAGTCCAACCCAGAGCCATCAGAAGCTTGGAGATGTGTGTGATAAATCTGGGGTGACCAGAAACAAGTCGATCAGAGGGACCGCTTGGCTCGAGCAGTTTGAGGACAAAGTTAGAGGTTAGAGGAGGAAAAGATGAAGAGCACCGAGAAGCTTCATGGATGtaatgaaggaggacatgcacagggttggtgtgacagaggcaGATGCTCAGGACGGGTGAGCTTTAATAAATTTGCATTTTCCTCTGCGTGCCCTTCCTAATGCAACCCTCCCATTTACCTGTGCTTGGAACCATTACTAGGAGTGACCAACGCCCATGAGACCGGGTTTGTGTGTCATCCCCTCCCAAACCTAGAATCTTTCACATGTCAGACAAATAACCACCATGGAGCCCCAGAATTTCATCACAGGCTCTACAGGTCGCTCTTCCAACTGCTGCTTATAAAGAAAAAGCATCTGCAATCTTTTAAGAGTGTGCATGAAGATAACCTGCCAAAGAGGCCTTTCTGTCCAGAAAGAGCGTTGGAGTAAATCTGCAGTTTGATCTTGAGGGTACAAAGAGCAGGCCTTTTGAAACAGAACAATCAGAGAGAGTCGTTTTGCCAGTAACTGAAGCATGACGATAGGAAATCTTATTGTTCTGGATTGTTTTGCTGCCTCTGGACAGCTCTCAGTCGTTGACTCAactattcattttttttgtattgggAAGCATCTGAGGAAAATTTGAGGCCATGAGTATCAAAGCTGAAGTTGAACTCCAAGTAGACCTTGTAACAGGCTAATGATCCTAAGCACGCTGGCAAATCCACACTGGAATGgctcaaaagcaaaaaaagacccAGATATGAATCTCATTAGAATGTTGAAACATGAGGCACGTGCAGGAAAATCCCCACACAGCTCCAAACTTAAAGGATTtttccacagaaaaaaaaaaaaaaaaaaaaaaaagtctgctgATGTTATAAAAGCTGATTTGATGATACCAGCACTGCTAATCTGTAGATaccaaatatttttaaaaattaacaaATTTAAATAAGATGtaccctttttaaaaacaaacaaacaaaaaacaaacattagttTGGGGAGCTTTCctcaacataaataaaataaattatccAAATGGTTCTTATTATTTTGATATCATTCCAGACTCTTTGGCTAGAAATGAAACACCTCCAATGTTCATAAAGAGAAATTTGCTCCAAGGTCATTTTATTGGTAACATTAAGTATATGAAATTTTATTGCAAAGATATTAAAACATGCACCCAAAGCCATCCAAATACATATAACACATAAAATTAAAACCAGACTTTCACATTACAACGAAACCTGCAGATTTACAGTTTTAATTAAACTGCAGCAAGagataaaagcataaaaaaagagaaacattcaCCCACTAGCATCAACACTCCTACCACCCACACACCCATTCCTCCTCCATCGTGCAGGAAACAGCTGTCAGCTGGCTAAAGTCCATCCTTTCCTGCAGCACAATGGAGGGAAGGAAGATGTTTCCTTCCTTTGCAATGCCAAGCCAGGTTAAGCAAAAAGATTGAGTCAAATTCCTgatgttaaaacaaaaaaataaaaataaactcttCAGTCGTTTAGATGTCTGGATGGCTGTCAAAGCCACAAAATAGGTGTCTATTCCACTTTAAAAGCCATCTAtgactgaagaaaaacaaataacctCATGAAGCACTCTGAAACCACAGCACACATTACAGCTGTGGTTTTTACACCAGTCATACATTTGGTGTTCTCGATGAAACCAACTCACATCTAAACCTTATCAGGTTCATCTTGATTTCACTCTTAGACTATTTGGTGGCATCTCCCTACAACTGCATCTGTGCCTTAGAAAAACAGAACGACAGGTGACATCAGAAACCACACAGAAGACTCTGTGGAGAATCTGTTTATTACAAACTAGCCAAACCACTTAACCCCAGCACAAAAGAGACAAATAACCCTTAACCTTCGCCTGACTTTTGGACAATAACATGCATCGAGAAAAAGAGAGCGATAACATGAGGACTAAAATGTTTGATGTGTTCAAGAGAAGTGTGTTAAATTTGTAAAATAAGGACAACGTGTTACAAACCACCCAAAACAGTATCTGCTGACACTTCTGAGGTATCACTTCACTTTAAACAGACTGTACTTGTGTTTTACTCAAACCTGGCATCAGCTGCAGGACAGAGATGCTAACTAGCCAACTGTagcaaaatataatataatatatggCCGGGAAGCATTAGCATCaaagggtttgtttgttttttaaatatagattTGTCTGTCTGTGAGAATGTCATCTTCGACTGCTAAGTTAAGTGTTGACGTGTTTTCCAATCAGCTGTGCGAGGCCCTTCTACTCTCCAttcttgtgtatttgtgagcAGCTCGCTCACTAGTCAGGTTGTTGTTGCGACAGTCCTTCATCATCTACCCTCAAAACCAGTTTTGTCCTTAAAGCTGCAGAGCAGGAGTTCAGGATGAGAGACTGTCTCAGTAAGGCAGCTGGTTTACTGCCTACTCGTATTAAGTGACAAAGAAGAAACATGAAAGTTGTGCTCAGATCACACATGCATTCCTCTGTGGAAAACCATCCCTGTTGTATTTATAACATTATGATTTTAGGGGAGGAATTATGCTAAGAAAGCAGTCATGGTTTATAATCCTAAAGAAATCCTAGAAGGCAGGTTTAAGGTTTAACAATCCAACTCTAACCCAAACTCATGTCAGTTTCCCACTGGGCTACACGAGAAAGTCGTTCACTCCTTTAATAgattctttcaaaataagacacacctTTGATTTCTCACTTGTTCTAAAAGCATTTCCTCCCACATTCATTCCAAGTTGTTAAAAGTACACCCAACTGCACGTTACAACTACAGTTTTCTACAGTGTGTCCCATTACACGAGTCCAAAAACCACAAaattaaatcacaacaactaTGATTTCAGTAAATACCCTGTGGGACACAAACAGGAGCACTCGCTCATGTCTTCACCGAACTCGGCAGCCCCAGCTGACCATAAAATGCCGTTTCCCCCCCTCATCCCTCACACAGCCAGTAAATCTGCAGCACATCTGCTTACACTCTGCTGGTGTGTGCATTTACACAGAAAATGGATGAAGCTGGTGTGTTTTGAGCCTCACATTCTGCCCTCGCAGAAAGTCTCCCTGGGCTCGAGACGTGGCTAGTTGCTGTTGGGAAAGGATCAAGGGATTTCCCTCTTCACGTGGGAACAAAGCAGCTCCATAACTCACAGAAGGAACACAGCAGTGCACGCCCCGGTCTGCACTGTACTGCTGATATCAACACTCATCAATCAGATGAAGTGTTAAACCATAATTCACCAAGTTAAACATGCGATAAAGTCCACACAGATTCCACTTTAACGTTTTAACTTATCCATTTCGAAAATTTACATTTTGCTGAAGTTGATCAAGAATAATAATCGTTTATGTTGAAACTAACTTTTTGTTGAGAAACAGGGTTCAAAAAGCAGGAAAAGCAGTAATTCACCATAGAACTGCCCGCCACTGAATCCATCCACAGATAACTCCCCAACGGGGTGAAATCAGTGCCCGACCcatcaaaatcaagacacaagaagtggaatccttcactgcgcacattaacgctgtggataagaacatcaagttcaccagggaagacacaaaggacaactgtttgcctttcctggactgcgctgtgcacattgaagagaacggcaaactcaacatcgaagtttaccggaagcccacacacacagaccagtacctcctctttgactcccatcaccctttggaacacaaacttggagtaatcaggaccctacaccaccgggcagaacatgttccctctaagcctgaagggaaaaagaaggaacacacacatgtaaaggaagcactcaaaacgtgcggctatcctaaatgggcgttcttaaagtcagcaaagaggcacagaaaagaagaccagacaccagcgagggaggataagaaggacagacgcaacaacattgtcatcccgtATGTAGCCGgcgtatcagagaaactcaggagagttttctccaagcatgacatcccagtgtatttcagacccagcaacacgctcagacagaaactggttcacccgaaagacaaaacgccaaaacacaaacttaacaatgtggtgtatgctgtacagtgcagcgaggaatgctcagacctctacattggagagaccaaacagccacttcacaagcacatggcacaacacagaagagccacctccacaggacaagactcagcagtccatctgcatcttaaggataaaggtcactctttcgaggatgccaatgttcacattttggacagagaggacagatggttgtaaagaggagtgaaagaagccatctatgtccactgtgagcgaccatctttgaacagaggcgggggtttacgacaccaactctctgccatctataatccagttttgagatcccttcccagacgccttaacgcccactcacatcctgggccatctgacctcaggaattcgcatgataaggtggggccaggtttcacaatgaacacacccgaaactctggctgattgggacccacacccagtttcccaccttggctcaggcgattagaggatcatcagggggtcctttgtccctctgtggggggaaactcccactaggtttatatctgggactctccaccatttgaccttagaactgaagaagcttctcggatgagaggtgaaacgtcttcaagcaacttaaagaagtccagacgcttttctttgcaagctcctttgactacgatgacctggatgactgagaaccttcacagacagacccATATTAACCATGTAATGATCTAATCGCATCACAGTTTATAACAGccagttatataaaaacaaataatttatttttttactataagCTGGGAAAAACTTCCTTCAATCGTGCATGTTTAGAAAGCCATAAAGACGCCAACCAGCTGATCAGAGCAGCAGAGAATAAAGGAGTGCATAAATAACTGTgcgttaaagaaagaaaactgcttatatatttaaaaaaataataatttttaaacccTTAAAACTAACAGCTAATAGCTGAGAATGCCACTACCTCTAATTAGAAATTACAGTCTATAATCAGTCGGCTTAAAATAACAGCAGTGTGGATCTCACCTGTTCAATCTGGGAGAGAAGGCACTGCACAGTTCCCACCATTTATAATGTGTGACAGTCCTGCCATCTAGCCAAAAATCTAAATACACAAACCTGCTCAGggacaaaataataaacatcaggctgcaaaaaaaaaaaaaacaagtgcaaaCAGCCAGTGAGTCTCATGTTAACAGTGTTAATCCTCAAACAGGAAACGCTAACATTATTAAGGTAACGCCACAGTCCAAGGACAAGCATCACGCCGACTGGTTCAGGACATATCTGTGGCTCGAGCCTTTAATGGCCGAGCGAGCTGCTTGGTTGGTAAAATACACGGCGGTGTGTTACCTCACCACCGTGTATTTTACCAACCAAGCAGCTCGAAGCCAGAACGAACAGAGCAGAAATGAAGATGAGAGAAAAGTGAAGTTAAAGCCATATTATAGCTGGAGGAGAACAGCGATCTGAGGTCAGCTCACAGGTTACGTTCCCACCATCCTCGCCTCCCCCTGGGTGGGGGGCCAGGGGGAGGCGAGGAGCATTTAAGGGGGTGACTGTGGAATAATCACACAGCCAGTCATGTACACTGGGcactttaaaatgtttgtgtgaGACAGACTGGGTGGGAGTAGTTGCAGTACAGGACTTTTCTGGAAAGGGTCATGTAAGGGGTGTGGGGATGCTGGGAAGGATATGTAGTGACTGACACCATCCAGCCAGGAAGCACATGAGTAATGGTTTTCAAAAGACTGTCTCTGCCCATCAACACTAAAAACAAGCTCTGTTTTCAAGCTAGAACTGGCTCAGCACCATTTCCAGAACCTTTTCCAAAACGCGGGACTCGTGCAGACGCAGCAAAAGCTGCACAGAAACCGAACGTGCAGCCTCCGTGTGGAGTAAGATGCTATCCCCAAGCCAGCGTCTTATTGCACAGCTGAGACTGCTTCAAAGTAATGATTATTTAAGCAGCAGCAGGCTTTGATAATTACACTTCACAGTCAGATGCTTTAAACTCATTCTGGCAGTCGGTGTTTTACTGTACGACTGCCTCCAACAGGAACACATCAATCAAAGTCTCCCGCCTTCGACGCATTTCCTCCAGTAACACGTTTCACGCTCAGATCTCAAACACCCCACGGCTGAGAGGACAAAGTGCGAACAGCTCGCTAAATGACTAATCACATGATTGCAGGTCACAACCACTTAGCAGCCTCTGGTCTCAGAGCATTGTTGGTGACCCGATTTAAACATAAACTGCACaaacagatgatgtgcagcctgaaaaaacaaaataatccatAAATTTTCAACAATGTGTGTCAGTTTGATCCAGAGTCACTCCCAGTACAGAGACACGCTCCTGTCATAAATCAAAGCAGCTCCGGGGCGCGGCGGCTTGGTGTTACCATAACAGAGCATGCAAACTGCTGTCAGGGAGCAGCTTTAAATGTGATGTTTGCAGTGCGTCTTTGTACTAGAAGAAAGATGAAATGCTTTTaaagtttgtttggtttttttttaatatttgattaCGCAACAGTTTTAGTGGTCACTACACTGCATACAGCTCATGAAATAGAAGGGCGATCTCAGAAACACAAATATAACGTTGTCTGTGCTTTGTGATTAAATTTGTCAATTTGCTTGCTAGTCAATATAAAATGAGAGTATCTGTGACTAATGTCACCGCCCATCAGTTAGGAAAGTCCTGTTGTGCAGCCTCACGAGTGTTTTCAACATCACCTTCTTGAGGTTTTGAAATCATATGACAGAGCAGGGAAGTGTTTCAAACCGGGCAACCGTGGCCAAGgaggttgggaagcgcatctgtaaccggaaggtcgccggttcgatccccgggatcgctctctgtcctggtcgttgtgtccgtgggcaagacactttaccctacctgTTGGCCAGAGGgctgcgatatggcagcctcgcttctgtcagtctgcccctggtgtggctacaactgtagctgcctccaccagtgtgtgaatgtgagagtgaatgaatagtggcattgtaaagcgctttaggtgccttgaaaagcgctatataaatccaatccattattaattAAGACTGGGTAAGTGTGGCCCAGGTAGGAACTAAACTGGTTTGGGAAGAGTCATTACATCCCCCATTTACCAGTAATACCTTATTTGCATACCTCACATAGTAAAAATGATGGATAATCTGCAAATAATGCAGATTACAGCCTCAATAACCTGCATAAAatagtgatttttattttaattgtgcAATTCTTCCGTTAAATCATGAGCATAAAGAGAAACTCGGGCTTGTTTTTACACTCGTGTAGCTCCCGTTTCTTCTATCTCAATACGACTTAAAGTGTGTAGTTTATTGCTGGGCTTCAGTACAGTTGCATCCATAAATCAGCACATCTCCAGAGGCGTGCTTTTCCTGCAAGACTCGATATTGTGAAATAATAAAACATCCACGAGCAAAAATACAGGCAAAACAAGTTACTTTCCAAAGGTTTTGTTCACTTCCAAGTACTTTTTCATTCTTTGTCACtcagttttattaatttttttaaatccactgACATGGAGTGCCCACCAGTATTTGGACTTgtctttaacacacacacacacacacacacacacacacacacacacacacacacacacacacacacacacacacacacacacacacacacacaggctcttTAGCTTGCATCAGTTCACTCAGCCCAGTAAATGAAACCCTCAAGCAGAAGTCTGACCtgacagttgtgtgtgtgtgtgggtgattTTGGTCTGAGTTTTCTCTACGGAGTCAAGTGACCAGCTTCATCCTCATTATGGCCTTTCATGTACTTTTTGTGCAGTTGCAATCATTTGGGAATCACTGCTGGACCTAATCAAACATGAAGGATACCATCTCAGTACATGACGGGGACAGAGGATAAAGGCTGTGAAGTCCCACATAAAGCTGGACACCTGGTCAATCTAGTCTGCAGCCATCTGAATGTAATTTACCTGCATGAAACGTCACAAAACTGTTCAGAAAAAGTCAGAAAAGCATCCAGCACTGTGCCCACCACCATCATCCTCATGAGGAGCAGAGGGAGgtggagaaggagagaggagaaGGGTTTGGCCTTTCTCTGAAGTTCTGATGAAAAGATAAAGAGGGATCTGTCTCCAGACAGCCTAATGAACTGATGATTTCACTTTGCTATTaatagtggtgtgtgtgtgtgtgtgtgtgtgtctgtctgcaggcTGACTGGTGCTTCTGAATGATCTCATCCTATGATTTGATGTATGAAGAATCTCTCTGTTCTCTCTGTCCAGCGGTTAAATCTGCACACGATTTCTGCCTCACAGCCGGacaccactgtgtgtgtgtgtgtgtgtgtgtgtgtgtgtgtacacagctgctggaaataaagaaatagaGTAAGAGAAAAGGCAAACAC
This window of the Maylandia zebra isolate NMK-2024a linkage group LG16, Mzebra_GT3a, whole genome shotgun sequence genome carries:
- the mrasa gene encoding ras-related protein M-Ras — encoded protein: MATSAVPSDNLPTYKLVVVGDGGVGKSALTIQFFQKIFVPDYDPTIEDSYLKHTEIDGQWAILDVLDTAGQEEFSAMREQYMRTGDGFLIVFSVTDKASFEHVDRFHQLILRVKDREAFPMVLVANKVDLVHLRKVTTDQGQEMAAKHNITYIETSAKDPPMNVDKAFHELVRVIRQQVPERNQKKKKKMKWRAERSTASHRFHCAIL